From a single Serratia surfactantfaciens genomic region:
- the focA gene encoding formate transporter FocA, with product MKTDSPFDLILPAATAKIAEDAGVYKATKHPLKTFYLAITAGVFISIAFVFYITATTGTAGVPFGLAKLVGGICFSLGLMLVVVSGADLFTSTVLIVIAKASGRISWGQLGTNWLNVYLGNLVGALFFVALIWFSGEYMVANGQWGLNVLQTADHKLHHTFIEAVCLGILANLMVCLAVWMSYSGRTLTDKMLAMVLPVGMFVASGFEHSIANMFMIPMGIVVKHFATPEFWQAVGAVPEQFAHLTVSNFIIDNLIPVTIGNIIGGGLLVGLTYWVIYLRGGREQH from the coding sequence TTGAAAACTGACAGCCCCTTCGATCTGATTTTACCTGCGGCAACGGCGAAAATCGCTGAGGATGCCGGCGTGTATAAAGCCACCAAACATCCGCTGAAAACGTTTTATTTGGCGATCACCGCTGGTGTCTTCATTTCCATCGCCTTCGTCTTCTACATCACGGCGACTACCGGCACCGCCGGCGTGCCTTTCGGGCTGGCGAAACTGGTCGGCGGCATCTGCTTCTCTCTCGGGTTAATGCTGGTGGTGGTGTCGGGCGCCGACCTGTTCACCTCTACCGTACTTATCGTCATCGCCAAGGCCAGCGGCCGCATCAGCTGGGGCCAGCTGGGCACCAACTGGCTGAACGTTTATCTCGGCAACCTGGTCGGCGCGCTGTTCTTCGTGGCGCTGATTTGGTTCTCCGGCGAGTATATGGTCGCCAACGGCCAGTGGGGCCTGAATGTCCTGCAAACCGCAGACCATAAGCTGCATCACACCTTCATCGAAGCCGTATGCCTCGGCATTCTGGCCAACCTGATGGTCTGCCTGGCGGTCTGGATGAGCTACTCCGGCCGCACCCTGACCGACAAGATGCTCGCCATGGTGCTGCCGGTCGGTATGTTTGTCGCCAGCGGCTTCGAACACAGCATCGCCAACATGTTTATGATCCCTATGGGCATCGTGGTCAAACACTTCGCCACGCCAGAATTCTGGCAAGCCGTAGGGGCGGTACCTGAGCAATTCGCTCATCTGACAGTAAGCAACTTCATCATCGACAACCTGATTCCGGTCACCATCGGTAACATCATCGGCGGCGGTCTGCTGGTTGGGTTGACTTACTGGGTAATTTATCTGCGCGGGGGCCGCGAGCAGCACTAA
- the cmk gene encoding (d)CMP kinase, translated as MTATAPVITVDGPSGAGKGTLCKALAESLGWRLLDSGAIYRVLALAALHHQVDITSEEALVPLAAHLDVRFVAQDGKLQVILEGEDVSNEIRTETVGNTASQAAAFPRVREALLRRQRAFREAPGLIADGRDMGTVVFPDAPVKIFLDASSEERAHRRMLQLQEKGFNVNFERLLAEIKERDDRDRNRPIAPLVPASDALVLDSTSMSIEEVIRQALTYAQKVLALPQR; from the coding sequence ATGACGGCTACAGCCCCGGTGATAACCGTTGATGGACCAAGTGGCGCAGGCAAAGGCACGCTGTGTAAAGCGTTGGCCGAGTCCCTTGGTTGGCGTTTGCTGGACTCCGGCGCGATCTATCGCGTGCTGGCGCTGGCGGCGTTGCATCATCAGGTGGATATCACTTCTGAGGAAGCGCTGGTTCCGCTGGCCGCACATCTCGATGTTCGCTTCGTTGCCCAGGACGGCAAGCTGCAGGTGATTTTGGAAGGTGAGGACGTCAGCAACGAGATCCGCACCGAAACCGTCGGCAACACCGCGTCGCAAGCGGCGGCGTTTCCGCGCGTGCGCGAGGCGCTGCTGCGCCGCCAGCGTGCATTCCGCGAGGCGCCCGGCCTGATTGCCGATGGCCGCGACATGGGCACGGTGGTGTTCCCGGACGCGCCGGTCAAGATTTTCCTCGACGCCAGCTCGGAGGAGCGCGCGCACCGCCGCATGCTGCAGTTGCAGGAGAAGGGCTTTAATGTTAACTTTGAACGTCTTTTAGCCGAGATAAAGGAACGGGACGACCGTGACCGTAATCGGCCTATCGCGCCTCTGGTGCCCGCTTCAGACGCCCTCGTGCTGGATTCTACCAGCATGTCGATCGAAGAAGTAATCCGGCAGGCGTTGACGTATGCACAGAAAGTGTTGGCGTTGCCGCAGCGATAA
- the ycaO gene encoding 30S ribosomal protein S12 methylthiotransferase accessory factor YcaO produces MTQTFIPGKDAALEDSIARFQQKLSDLGFNIEEASWLNPVPHVWSVHIRDRDCPLCFTNGKGASKKAALASALGEYFERLSTNYFFADFYLGRQIAEGDFVHYPNEKWFPIPADDTLPAGLLDERLHAFYDPQQELSASDLVDLQSGNADRGVCALPFTRQSDQQTVYIPMNIIGNLYVSNGMSAGNTANEARVQGLSEVFERYVKNRIIAESISLPAIPDEVLNRYPGVVEAIAKLEEEGFPILSYDASLGGNYPVICVVLFNPTNGTCFASFGAHPDFGVALERTVTELLQGRSLKDLDVFTAPTFDDEEVAEHTNLETHFIDSSGLISWDLFKQDADYPFVDWSFSGSTQEEFATLMSIFDKEDAEVYIADYEHLGVYACRIIVPGMSDIYPAEDLLLANNSMGAHLRDTLLALPGSEWEPEEYLALIEQLDDEGLDDFTRVRELLGIASGKDNAWHTLRIGELKSMLALAGGDLDQALIWTEWTQDFNASVLSPARSNYYRCLQTLLLLAQEPEREAAQYYTAFVKMYGQEAVDAASAAISGEERFNGLFAVDADLKALPAHQALLAAYEKLQAAKRRHWAKA; encoded by the coding sequence ATGACGCAAACTTTTATCCCCGGTAAAGACGCCGCCCTGGAAGACTCCATCGCCCGTTTCCAGCAGAAACTGAGCGATCTCGGTTTCAACATCGAAGAAGCCTCCTGGCTGAACCCGGTGCCGCACGTATGGTCGGTGCACATTCGCGATCGCGATTGCCCGCTGTGCTTCACCAACGGCAAAGGCGCCAGCAAAAAAGCCGCGCTGGCCTCGGCGCTGGGTGAATATTTCGAGCGCCTTTCCACCAACTACTTCTTCGCCGATTTCTACCTGGGCCGGCAGATCGCCGAAGGCGACTTCGTGCACTATCCGAATGAGAAATGGTTCCCGATCCCGGCAGACGATACGCTGCCGGCCGGCCTGCTCGACGAGCGTCTGCACGCCTTCTATGATCCGCAGCAAGAGCTGAGCGCCAGCGATCTTGTCGATCTGCAATCCGGCAATGCCGATCGCGGCGTGTGTGCGCTGCCGTTTACCCGTCAGTCTGACCAGCAAACCGTGTATATCCCGATGAACATCATCGGCAACCTGTATGTGTCCAACGGCATGTCCGCCGGCAACACCGCTAATGAAGCGCGCGTGCAGGGTCTGTCGGAAGTGTTCGAGCGCTATGTGAAAAACCGCATCATCGCCGAATCCATCAGCCTGCCGGCGATCCCGGACGAGGTGTTGAACCGCTACCCGGGCGTGGTGGAAGCCATCGCCAAGCTGGAAGAGGAAGGTTTCCCGATCCTCTCCTACGACGCGTCGCTGGGCGGCAACTACCCGGTGATCTGCGTGGTGCTGTTCAACCCGACTAACGGCACCTGCTTCGCCTCGTTCGGCGCGCACCCGGACTTCGGCGTAGCGCTGGAGCGCACGGTGACCGAACTGCTGCAGGGCCGCAGCCTGAAAGATCTCGACGTGTTCACCGCGCCAACCTTCGATGACGAAGAAGTGGCGGAGCACACCAACCTGGAAACGCACTTCATCGATTCCAGCGGCCTGATCTCCTGGGATCTGTTCAAGCAGGACGCGGATTATCCGTTCGTTGACTGGAGCTTCAGCGGCAGCACGCAGGAAGAGTTCGCCACCCTGATGAGCATCTTCGACAAAGAAGACGCGGAAGTGTACATCGCCGACTACGAGCATCTGGGCGTCTACGCTTGCCGCATCATCGTACCGGGCATGTCCGACATTTATCCGGCGGAAGACCTGCTGCTGGCCAACAACAGCATGGGCGCGCACCTGCGCGACACCCTGCTGGCGTTGCCGGGCAGCGAGTGGGAACCGGAAGAATACCTGGCGCTGATCGAACAGCTGGACGACGAAGGGTTGGACGATTTCACCCGCGTGCGCGAACTGCTGGGTATTGCCAGCGGCAAAGACAACGCCTGGCATACCCTGCGCATCGGCGAGCTGAAGTCGATGCTGGCGCTGGCGGGCGGCGATCTGGATCAGGCGCTGATCTGGACCGAATGGACGCAGGACTTCAACGCCTCGGTGCTGAGCCCGGCGCGCAGCAACTACTACCGCTGCCTGCAAACGCTGCTGCTGCTGGCGCAGGAGCCTGAGCGCGAAGCGGCGCAGTACTATACCGCGTTCGTGAAGATGTACGGCCAGGAAGCGGTTGACGCAGCCTCCGCCGCCATCAGCGGTGAAGAGCGCTTCAACGGGCTGTTCGCCGTCGATGCCGATCTGAAAGCGTTGCCGGCCCACCAGGCGCTGCTGGCGGCCTACGAGAAGCTGCAAGCGGCCAAACGTCGCCACTGGGCCAAGGCCTAA
- the rpsA gene encoding 30S ribosomal protein S1, whose amino-acid sequence MTESFAQLFEESLKEIETRPGSIVRGVVVAIDKDIVLVDAGLKSESAIPAEQFKNAQGELEIQVGDEVDVALDAVEDGFGETLLSREKAKRHEAWITLEKAYEEAETVTGVINGKVKGGFTVELNGIRAFLPGSLVDVRPVRDTLHLEGKELEFKVIKLDQKRNNVVVSRRAVIESENSAERDQLLENLQEGMEVKGIVKNLTDYGAFVDLGGVDGLLHITDMAWKRVKHPSEIVNVGDEITVKVLKFDRERTRVSLGLKQLGEDPWVAIAKRYPEGTKLTGRVTNLTDYGCFVEIEEGVEGLVHVSEMDWTNKNIHPSKVVNVGDVVEVMVLDIDEERRRISLGLKQCKSNPWQQFAETHNKGDRVEGKIKSITDFGIFIGLDGGIDGLVHLSDISWNVAGEEAVREYKKGDEIAAVVLQVDAERERISLGVKQLAEDPFNNYLSMNKKGAIVTGKVTAVDAKGATVELAGGVEGYLRASEASRDRIEDATLVLNVGDEVEAKFTGVDRKNRVVSLSVRAKDEADEKDAIATVNNKQEEGNFSNAMAEAFKAAKGE is encoded by the coding sequence ATGACTGAATCTTTCGCTCAACTCTTTGAAGAATCCTTAAAAGAAATCGAAACCCGCCCGGGTTCCATCGTTCGTGGCGTCGTTGTTGCTATCGACAAAGATATCGTACTGGTTGACGCCGGTCTGAAATCTGAGTCTGCCATCCCGGCTGAGCAATTCAAAAACGCCCAGGGCGAGCTGGAAATCCAGGTTGGTGACGAAGTTGACGTTGCTCTGGATGCTGTTGAAGACGGCTTCGGTGAAACCCTGCTGTCCCGTGAGAAAGCTAAGCGTCACGAAGCTTGGATCACGCTGGAAAAAGCCTACGAAGAAGCTGAGACTGTAACCGGTGTTATCAACGGCAAAGTGAAGGGTGGCTTCACCGTCGAGCTGAACGGCATCCGCGCGTTCCTGCCAGGTTCCCTGGTTGACGTGCGTCCGGTACGTGACACTCTGCACCTGGAAGGCAAAGAGCTTGAGTTCAAAGTCATCAAGCTGGATCAGAAGCGCAACAACGTTGTCGTTTCTCGCCGTGCGGTTATCGAATCCGAGAACAGCGCTGAGCGCGATCAACTGCTGGAAAACCTGCAGGAAGGCATGGAAGTTAAAGGTATCGTTAAGAACCTCACTGACTACGGTGCATTCGTTGATCTGGGCGGCGTAGACGGCCTGCTGCACATCACTGACATGGCTTGGAAACGCGTTAAGCACCCAAGCGAAATCGTCAACGTTGGCGATGAAATCACTGTTAAAGTGCTGAAGTTCGACCGCGAGCGTACTCGTGTATCCCTGGGCCTGAAACAGCTGGGCGAAGATCCATGGGTTGCTATCGCGAAACGTTACCCAGAAGGCACCAAGCTGACTGGTCGTGTAACCAACCTGACTGATTACGGCTGCTTCGTAGAAATCGAAGAAGGCGTTGAAGGTCTGGTACACGTTTCTGAAATGGATTGGACCAACAAAAACATCCATCCGTCCAAAGTTGTTAACGTGGGCGACGTAGTGGAAGTGATGGTTCTGGACATCGATGAAGAACGTCGTCGTATCTCCCTGGGCCTGAAGCAGTGCAAATCCAACCCATGGCAGCAGTTCGCAGAAACCCACAACAAGGGCGACCGCGTTGAAGGTAAAATCAAGTCTATCACTGACTTCGGTATCTTCATCGGCCTGGACGGCGGCATCGACGGCCTGGTTCACCTGTCTGACATCTCCTGGAACGTTGCAGGCGAAGAAGCAGTACGTGAATACAAGAAAGGCGACGAAATCGCTGCGGTTGTTCTGCAAGTTGACGCAGAGCGCGAGCGTATTTCCCTGGGCGTGAAGCAACTGGCTGAAGACCCGTTCAATAACTACCTGTCTATGAACAAGAAAGGTGCTATTGTTACTGGTAAAGTCACTGCAGTTGACGCCAAAGGTGCTACAGTTGAATTGGCAGGCGGCGTAGAAGGTTACCTGCGTGCATCTGAAGCCTCTCGCGACCGCATTGAAGATGCAACTCTGGTTCTGAACGTAGGTGACGAAGTTGAAGCTAAATTCACCGGCGTTGACCGTAAGAACCGCGTTGTAAGCCTGTCCGTACGTGCTAAGGACGAAGCTGACGAGAAAGACGCCATCGCAACTGTTAACAACAAACAGGAAGAAGGCAACTTCTCTAACGCAATGGCTGAAGCTTTCAAAGCGGCTAAAGGCGAGTAA
- the serC gene encoding 3-phosphoserine/phosphohydroxythreonine transaminase, translating to MTQVYNFSSGPAMLPVEVLRRAEQELCNWHGLGTSVMEISHRSKEFIAVAEQAEQDLRDLLKIPSNYKVLFCHGGARGQFAALPLNLLGDKTTADYIDGGYWAHSAIKEAEKYCTPNVIDVKTRIDGLSGIKPMKEWQLSADAAYVHYCPNETIDGVAIDETPDFGDKVVIGDYSSTILSRPLDVSRFGVIYAGAQKNIGPAGLTLVIVRDDLLGKARKEVPSILDYTVLAENDSMFNTPPTFAWYLSGLVFKWLKEQGGLVEMQKRNQAKAELLYATIDKSDFYRSQVAIANRSWMNVPFQLADAALDKVFLSEAEAIGLQALKGHRVVGGMRASIYNAMPLAGVQALTDFMADFERRHG from the coding sequence ATGACTCAGGTTTATAATTTTAGCTCTGGCCCGGCGATGCTGCCGGTGGAAGTGTTGCGTCGTGCGGAACAGGAACTGTGCAACTGGCACGGTCTGGGAACGTCAGTGATGGAGATCAGTCACCGCAGCAAAGAATTCATCGCCGTTGCCGAGCAGGCGGAACAGGATCTGCGCGATCTGCTGAAAATCCCCTCCAACTATAAAGTGCTGTTTTGCCACGGCGGCGCCCGCGGTCAATTCGCCGCGCTGCCGCTGAACCTGTTGGGCGACAAGACCACCGCCGACTATATCGACGGCGGCTATTGGGCGCATAGCGCCATCAAGGAAGCGGAAAAGTATTGCACCCCGAACGTCATCGACGTGAAAACCCGCATCGACGGCCTGAGCGGCATCAAGCCGATGAAAGAGTGGCAGCTCAGCGCCGACGCCGCCTATGTGCACTATTGCCCGAATGAGACCATCGACGGCGTGGCCATCGATGAAACGCCGGACTTCGGCGACAAAGTGGTGATTGGCGATTACTCCTCGACCATCCTGTCCCGCCCGCTCGACGTCAGCCGTTTCGGCGTGATTTACGCCGGCGCGCAGAAAAATATCGGCCCTGCCGGCCTGACGCTGGTAATCGTGCGCGACGATCTGCTGGGCAAGGCGCGCAAAGAAGTGCCGTCAATCCTCGATTACACCGTGTTGGCCGAGAACGATTCGATGTTCAACACGCCGCCGACCTTCGCCTGGTATCTGTCCGGGCTGGTGTTCAAATGGTTGAAAGAGCAGGGCGGCCTGGTGGAGATGCAGAAACGCAATCAGGCCAAGGCCGAGCTGCTGTATGCGACCATCGATAAATCCGACTTCTACCGCAGCCAGGTGGCGATCGCCAACCGTTCGTGGATGAACGTGCCGTTCCAGCTGGCCGATGCTGCGCTTGACAAAGTGTTCCTCAGCGAAGCCGAAGCCATCGGCCTGCAGGCGCTGAAAGGCCATCGGGTGGTTGGCGGCATGCGCGCTTCTATTTACAATGCCATGCCGCTGGCCGGCGTGCAGGCGCTGACCGACTTTATGGCCGACTTCGAACGTCGTCACGGTTGA
- the pflB gene encoding formate C-acetyltransferase, translating to MTELNEKLANAWEGFSKGDWQNEVNVRDFIQKNYTPYEGDESFLAGATQATTTLWDKVMEGIKLENRTHAPVDFDTNVASTIVSHDAGYIAKELETIVGLQTDAPLKRALIPFGGIKMVEGSCKVYGRELDPQLKKVFTEYRKTHNQGVFDVYTKDILNCRKSGVLTGLPDAYGRGRIIGDYRRVALYGIDFLMADKLNQFKSLQEKLENGEDLEMTIQLREEIAEQHRALAQIKEMAAKYGYDISGPATSAQEAVQWTYFGYLAAVKSQNGAAMSFGRVSTFLDVFIERDIKAGKLTEEQAQELIDHLVMKLRMVRFLRTPEYDELFSGDPIWATESLAGMGVDGRTLVTKNSFRFLNTLYTMGPSPEPNMTILWSEKLPLNFKKFAAKVSIDTSSVQYENDDLMRPDFNNDDYAIACCVSPMIVGKQMQFFGARANLAKTMLYAINGGVDEKLKMQVGPKEAPMMDEVLDYDKVMARMDHFMDWLAKQYVTALNIIHYMHDKYSYEAALMALHDRDVYRTMACGIAGLSVAADSLSAIKYAKVTTIRDEDGLAIDFKVEGEYPQFGNNDARVDDIACDLVERFMKKIQKLRTYRHAVPTQSVLTITSNVVYGKKTGNTPDGRRAGAPFGPGANPMHGRDQKGAVASLTSVAKLPFAYAKDGISYTFSIVPNALGKDDDVRKANLAGLMDGYFHHEASIEGGQHLNVNVMNREMLLDAMENPEKYPQLTIRVSGYAVRFNSLTKEQQQDVITRTFTQTM from the coding sequence ATGACCGAACTTAACGAGAAATTAGCCAACGCTTGGGAAGGTTTCAGCAAGGGTGACTGGCAGAATGAAGTCAACGTTCGTGACTTCATCCAGAAAAACTACACGCCTTATGAGGGTGACGAATCCTTCCTGGCTGGCGCTACTCAAGCCACCACCACCTTGTGGGACAAGGTTATGGAAGGGATCAAACTGGAAAACCGCACTCACGCGCCGGTTGATTTCGACACCAACGTTGCTTCAACCATCGTTTCTCACGACGCGGGTTACATCGCCAAAGAGCTGGAAACCATCGTGGGTCTGCAGACCGACGCCCCTCTGAAACGCGCGCTGATCCCGTTCGGCGGTATCAAAATGGTCGAAGGTTCGTGCAAAGTGTACGGCCGCGAACTGGATCCGCAGCTGAAAAAAGTGTTCACCGAATACCGCAAAACCCACAACCAGGGCGTATTCGACGTTTACACCAAAGACATCCTGAACTGCCGTAAATCCGGCGTGCTGACCGGTCTGCCAGACGCCTACGGCCGCGGCCGCATCATCGGCGACTACCGCCGCGTGGCGCTGTACGGTATCGACTTCCTGATGGCCGACAAGCTGAACCAGTTCAAATCGCTGCAGGAAAAACTGGAAAACGGCGAAGACCTGGAAATGACCATCCAGCTGCGCGAAGAGATCGCTGAACAGCATCGCGCTCTGGCTCAAATCAAAGAGATGGCCGCCAAATACGGTTACGACATCTCCGGCCCGGCCACCAGCGCGCAAGAAGCGGTGCAGTGGACCTACTTCGGCTACCTGGCCGCAGTGAAATCCCAGAACGGCGCTGCCATGTCCTTCGGCCGCGTGTCCACCTTCCTCGACGTGTTCATCGAGCGCGACATCAAGGCGGGCAAACTGACCGAAGAACAAGCGCAGGAACTGATCGACCACCTGGTGATGAAACTGCGTATGGTGCGCTTCCTGCGTACCCCTGAGTACGATGAGCTATTCTCCGGCGACCCAATCTGGGCGACTGAGTCCCTGGCCGGTATGGGCGTCGACGGCCGTACCCTGGTCACCAAAAACAGCTTCCGTTTCCTGAACACCCTGTACACCATGGGGCCGTCTCCGGAACCGAACATGACCATCCTGTGGTCTGAGAAGCTGCCGCTGAACTTCAAGAAATTCGCGGCGAAAGTGTCCATCGACACCTCTTCCGTACAGTACGAAAACGACGACTTGATGCGCCCTGACTTCAACAACGATGACTACGCCATCGCTTGCTGCGTCAGCCCGATGATCGTCGGCAAACAAATGCAGTTCTTCGGCGCCCGCGCCAACCTGGCGAAAACCATGCTGTACGCCATCAACGGCGGCGTTGACGAAAAACTGAAAATGCAGGTCGGCCCGAAAGAAGCGCCAATGATGGACGAAGTGCTGGACTATGACAAAGTCATGGCCCGCATGGACCACTTTATGGATTGGCTGGCCAAGCAGTATGTGACCGCGCTGAACATCATTCACTACATGCACGACAAGTACAGCTACGAAGCTGCGCTGATGGCGCTGCATGACCGTGACGTTTATCGCACCATGGCTTGCGGCATCGCCGGTCTGTCCGTTGCGGCCGACTCCCTGTCCGCCATCAAGTACGCGAAAGTCACCACCATTCGCGACGAAGACGGCCTGGCTATCGACTTCAAAGTGGAAGGCGAGTATCCGCAGTTCGGTAACAACGACGCCCGCGTCGATGACATCGCCTGCGACCTGGTTGAGCGTTTCATGAAGAAAATTCAGAAACTGCGCACCTACCGCCACGCGGTACCGACTCAGTCCGTACTGACCATCACCTCCAACGTGGTATACGGTAAGAAAACCGGTAACACCCCGGATGGCCGCCGCGCTGGCGCACCATTCGGCCCAGGTGCCAACCCGATGCACGGCCGCGACCAGAAAGGCGCAGTAGCCTCCCTGACCTCGGTAGCCAAACTGCCGTTTGCCTACGCGAAAGACGGGATCTCCTACACCTTCTCCATCGTGCCTAACGCGCTGGGTAAAGACGACGACGTGCGTAAAGCCAACCTGGCTGGCCTGATGGATGGTTACTTCCACCATGAAGCCTCCATCGAAGGCGGCCAGCACCTGAACGTCAACGTGATGAACCGCGAAATGCTGCTGGATGCGATGGAAAACCCTGAGAAATACCCTCAGCTGACCATCCGCGTCTCCGGTTACGCCGTGCGCTTCAACTCGCTGACCAAAGAGCAACAGCAGGACGTCATTACTCGTACCTTCACTCAAACGATGTAA
- the aroA gene encoding 3-phosphoshikimate 1-carboxyvinyltransferase codes for MVDSLTLQPVALVNGTVNLPGSKSVSNRALLLAALAKGTTRLTNLLDSDDVRHMLNALQALGVSYQLSADRTVCEVTGVAGPLVAERPLELFLGNAGTAMRPLAAALCLGEGDVVLTGEPRMKERPIGHLVDALRQGGAQIDYLEQTDYPPIRLRGGFQGGDVTVDGSVSSQFLTALLMTAPLAPQDTQIHIKGELVSKPYIDITLHLMRTFGVAVSHDNYRVFHIQGRQTYIAPGDYLVEGDASSASYFLAAAAIKGGTVRVTGIGRKSVQGDTKFADVLEKMGARITWGDDFIECSRGELRGIDMDMNHIPDAAMTIATAALFAEGPTTIRNIYNWRVKETDRLAAMATELRKVGAEVDEGEDYIHVVPPAKLQFAEIGTYNDHRMAMCFSLVALSDTPVTILDPKCTAKTFPDYFEQLARISQPA; via the coding sequence ATGGTGGATTCCCTGACGTTACAACCGGTTGCCCTGGTCAATGGCACCGTCAACTTACCCGGCTCCAAGAGCGTTTCTAACCGCGCTCTGCTGCTGGCTGCGCTGGCGAAAGGAACGACCCGGCTGACCAACCTGCTGGACAGCGACGACGTGCGTCATATGCTGAACGCGCTGCAGGCGTTGGGCGTGAGCTATCAGCTTTCCGCTGACCGCACCGTGTGCGAAGTGACCGGCGTGGCCGGCCCGTTGGTGGCCGAACGGCCGCTGGAACTGTTCCTCGGCAATGCCGGCACCGCGATGCGCCCGTTGGCGGCGGCGCTGTGCCTCGGCGAAGGCGACGTGGTGTTGACCGGTGAACCGCGCATGAAAGAGCGCCCGATCGGCCATCTGGTGGATGCGTTGCGCCAGGGCGGGGCGCAGATTGACTACCTCGAGCAGACCGATTACCCGCCGATTCGCCTGCGCGGCGGCTTCCAGGGCGGCGACGTCACCGTCGACGGCAGCGTCTCCAGCCAGTTCCTGACCGCGTTGCTGATGACCGCGCCGCTGGCGCCGCAGGATACGCAGATCCACATCAAGGGCGAGCTGGTCTCCAAGCCGTACATCGACATCACGCTGCATCTGATGCGCACCTTCGGTGTAGCGGTCAGCCACGACAACTATCGGGTGTTCCATATCCAGGGGCGCCAGACGTATATCGCGCCGGGCGATTACCTGGTTGAGGGCGACGCCTCTTCCGCCTCTTACTTCCTGGCGGCGGCGGCGATCAAGGGCGGCACCGTGCGTGTGACCGGCATTGGTCGCAAAAGCGTGCAGGGCGACACCAAGTTCGCCGACGTGCTGGAGAAAATGGGCGCGCGCATCACCTGGGGCGACGATTTCATCGAGTGCAGCCGCGGTGAACTGCGCGGCATCGACATGGACATGAACCACATTCCGGACGCGGCGATGACCATCGCCACCGCGGCGCTGTTCGCCGAGGGGCCGACCACCATCCGCAATATCTACAACTGGCGGGTGAAGGAGACCGATCGTCTGGCGGCGATGGCCACCGAGCTGCGCAAGGTCGGGGCGGAAGTGGATGAAGGCGAAGACTACATTCACGTAGTGCCGCCGGCCAAGCTGCAGTTCGCCGAGATAGGCACCTACAACGATCACCGCATGGCGATGTGTTTCTCGCTGGTGGCACTGTCGGATACCCCGGTCACCATTCTCGATCCGAAATGCACCGCGAAAACCTTCCCTGACTATTTCGAACAGCTGGCGCGCATCAGCCAGCCGGCGTAA
- the ansB gene encoding L-asparaginase 2, with protein MKSVKLSVLTLLLTGVSASALALPNITLLATGGTIAGGGDSATKSNYTSGKLGVEALVDAVPALKDIANVQGEQVVNIGSQDMNDQVWLTLAKKIDADCGKTDGFVITHGTDTLEETAYFLDLTVKCDKPVVLVGAMRPATAMSADGPFNLYNAVVTAADPQSANRGVLVAMNDSVLDARDVTKTNTTAVQTFQSPNFGPLGYIHNGKVDYQRSPQRKHTRDTPFDVSKLNELPKVGIVYNYANASDAPAKALIAEGYQGIVSAGVGNGNLYKTVFDTLATAAHNGVAVVRSSRVPTGATTEDAEVDDAKYGFVAAGTLNPQKARILLQLALTQTKDAKQIQQMFNQY; from the coding sequence ATGAAATCAGTGAAACTCAGCGTGTTAACCCTCTTGTTGACCGGCGTCAGCGCCTCGGCGCTGGCGCTGCCCAACATCACCCTGCTGGCGACCGGCGGCACCATCGCCGGCGGCGGCGACTCGGCGACCAAGTCCAACTATACTTCGGGCAAATTGGGTGTCGAGGCACTGGTCGATGCGGTCCCGGCGCTGAAGGACATCGCCAACGTGCAGGGGGAGCAGGTGGTGAACATCGGCTCGCAGGACATGAACGATCAGGTCTGGCTGACGCTGGCGAAGAAGATCGACGCCGACTGCGGCAAAACCGATGGCTTTGTCATCACCCACGGCACCGATACGCTGGAAGAGACGGCCTATTTTCTCGACCTGACGGTGAAGTGCGACAAGCCGGTGGTGCTGGTCGGGGCGATGCGGCCGGCGACGGCGATGAGCGCCGATGGTCCATTCAACCTGTATAACGCGGTGGTGACGGCGGCGGATCCGCAATCGGCCAATCGCGGGGTGCTGGTGGCGATGAACGACAGCGTGCTGGACGCACGCGACGTCACCAAAACCAACACCACCGCGGTGCAGACCTTCCAGTCGCCGAACTTCGGCCCGCTGGGGTATATCCACAACGGCAAGGTCGATTACCAGCGCTCGCCGCAGCGCAAACACACCCGCGATACGCCGTTCGACGTCAGCAAGCTGAACGAACTGCCGAAGGTCGGCATCGTCTACAACTACGCCAACGCTTCCGATGCGCCGGCCAAGGCGCTGATCGCCGAAGGCTACCAGGGCATCGTCAGCGCGGGGGTCGGCAACGGCAACCTGTATAAAACGGTGTTCGACACCCTGGCGACGGCGGCGCACAACGGCGTGGCGGTGGTGCGTTCTTCGCGCGTGCCGACCGGCGCCACCACCGAGGACGCGGAAGTGGACGACGCCAAGTACGGCTTCGTCGCGGCCGGCACGCTGAATCCGCAAAAAGCGCGCATTCTGCTGCAGCTGGCGTTGACGCAAACCAAAGACGCGAAGCAGATCCAGCAAATGTTCAATCAGTACTGA